In the genome of Ktedonobacteraceae bacterium, one region contains:
- a CDS encoding GNAT family N-acetyltransferase, whose product MEVHHISDTVAASSALRVIAIDPQTDERWEELMRDTPASWIYYAPAWFQVLQEVYGYKPAHLACEDEAGRLVAILPLFYQHGWRSGRIIKSVFTGPLTSSDAARLALLRATVARFRARSYVKLHLKLPSNSFDGLVEGMVGRPAYSTYVLALPESADSLRLDPTIKRAINKAIRSGVEVREAETEAELRSWYELYLQTMRKFDALPNPYRYFRVAWQRLRSKGMLRLLLAEQVEAGRRRLIAGFLYLLWGATISYACAGWRDENQALRPNDLLHWRAMQDACAAGIRWYDFGDVEPGNSGLARYKAKWGAEPTLVYDYSYPPASQRASDTPALMSDRAQQLMQFAWRHFPARMVGALSDWYYAMHLY is encoded by the coding sequence ATGGAGGTTCATCACATTTCAGATACAGTAGCAGCAAGTTCCGCCTTGCGCGTAATCGCCATTGACCCTCAAACTGACGAGCGGTGGGAAGAACTGATGCGCGATACACCGGCAAGTTGGATCTATTATGCACCCGCCTGGTTCCAGGTCTTGCAAGAGGTATACGGCTACAAACCGGCACACCTGGCCTGTGAGGATGAAGCCGGTCGCTTAGTCGCCATCCTGCCACTCTTCTACCAGCATGGATGGCGCAGCGGCCGCATCATAAAATCCGTCTTTACCGGGCCGCTCACCAGTAGTGACGCGGCCCGCCTGGCCCTTTTGCGAGCGACCGTCGCGCGTTTCCGAGCGCGGTCGTATGTCAAACTGCACCTCAAGTTGCCATCGAATTCATTCGATGGACTGGTGGAGGGTATGGTTGGACGCCCCGCGTACTCGACATATGTGCTGGCCCTGCCCGAGTCAGCCGATTCCCTGCGCCTGGATCCTACCATTAAAAGGGCTATCAACAAGGCAATCAGGTCAGGTGTGGAGGTGCGCGAGGCGGAAACAGAAGCCGAGTTGCGCTCCTGGTACGAGTTGTACTTACAGACGATGCGTAAATTCGATGCATTGCCCAATCCATACCGCTACTTCAGGGTGGCATGGCAGCGACTGCGCTCAAAAGGCATGCTGCGTCTGCTGCTGGCCGAGCAAGTGGAGGCAGGACGCAGGAGGTTGATAGCTGGTTTCCTGTACCTGCTGTGGGGCGCGACCATCTCCTATGCCTGCGCGGGCTGGCGCGACGAGAATCAGGCCTTGCGCCCCAACGACCTGTTGCACTGGCGCGCCATGCAAGATGCCTGCGCAGCAGGGATACGCTGGTATGATTTTGGCGATGTCGAACCGGGCAACAGCGGACTGGCACGCTATAAGGCCAAGTGGGGCGCGGAGCCAACGCTGGTGTATGATTACAGCTACCCTCCGGCGTCTCAGCGCGCGAGCGACACACCGGCGCTTATGAGCGACCGGGCACAGCAGCTGATGCAGTTCGCCTGGCGCCATTTTCCTGCCAGGATGGTGGGGGCATTAAGTGATTGGTACTATGCCATGCATCTTTACTAA